Part of the Cucumis sativus cultivar 9930 unplaced genomic scaffold, Cucumber_9930_V3 scaffold58, whole genome shotgun sequence genome is shown below.
aatattttcttcttcttgtgttCTTATtacagtttctttttaatttctcagtATTTCTGTGCTTACTAGGGGTGAGTAGAGATCTTATACATCTTAGATTGGTATTTCCAAGTGCTGTACTTTCGTACTTTTAAAGTATTTCATTTGGATGTCATCTACCTCTAAGCCTAAACGCTACAATGACAATGGAAGATATTAGGCTGTGCAGTAGGTGATAAATTTCAGGTTTCTCTTAGGGTGGAATTAGAAGAGAATCTAGGTGTTTTGTACACAGAAAAAGAGAGGGAATATAAATGATGATTGATCATGTAAGCAAATAATGTGTTGTTTTGTTAAGGAGTCAAAGGGAATTTAGATGAATGGGAAGGACAGGTTGGAAGGAGTGATtagattttatgaaatttatggacCAAGTTACCGTGGGGGGGAATTACGTTGAATGGTTTGTCCAATTAAAAATTTCCATTACTTTTATGGTACCCTTATTGTCACCATTCGTCTCTTTTTCTATCACTCGAGATCCCTTCCTTGCCTTGCCTTTATCCAAATTATTGTCTATTTCTTGTAGCCAGTGAGTCCATCTAGCTTTgcttaaaaatgttaattaccAAAACTTTAACTACGCCTTAATAATGccttttattgtttgtttttgttttttgtttttttttttcttttttgatttaACAGTTAAAATCTATGTGTTGGTATAACGTACCACAACGTATCTATTCTTATATTGCTATATCTTATTTACTTCAAATCAATGTCTTACGAGCTAACATCTTATTTCATGAATATACGCACTTACATTCTCACTTAGCGTGGCTctacttttcatatttcaaactcACAAATGAGAAAGAGTGTTGGATGTTATGTTAAATTTACTCTCTTATCCATTAGCTTAAGCTTCTATATGTATTGGTGCTTTCTTGATACActcaaatatttctcttttattactTGTTTTCTCAACTTATATGTATCATAAGACCTTTTACATGTCTTCATCAACATGATACTTAAAATACAAAGCTCAACCTCTTTTTTGCCACTCCATGGCATGAGTATCCTGGCCcattagtcatttttcttgaaaacttAAACCAGGTTATGGAAGACATATTTGAGAGTGTTTTTAGAAACTagttaacaaaattgatttttactaataaatgttttgttaaaagtgattttcatGGCATATTAACGTTCGTTTGTgtctatacttttaaaagtgattttgtaacataaaaagtaatttccaATGACTCGAAAACATGTTTGGAACTTAACAGAGGtaggaaaaattcaaatgcaaAAATAGACATGGTATGTTGGCTTGTCTGATtcttacttgttttcttttatttatttttttgaaaaatttgatgAGATATGACATTAGTTTGTTGTTGATTGTTCTATCATTATGGTTTTGATCTTAaccatctttttctctctctctttggtCTTTTGTGTTGCTTTTGATTCTAtatgttcttaattttaatgtcTTGGGTCTTTGTCGGTGGTGGAGATTAGAGATGCTTGTGTTCTGAAGAAGATAatggaagaattttttatttgtattatgtgagattgttttgagtttcattttgcatttgttggaatggaaagaaaaattactctGTTATCCATGCTTAGTTAAGTTTTTAGTTAAGTCTACCTTGACATTTCTCATAACACGACCCGTCCTTGTCTTCTGAGCTAAGAGGATCAGGCTTAGTCAAGTCTACCgtcacatttcaatttaacgatctattatgtttgatttttcgtGAATTTGTGTTACTTAAtgatctattttgtttctcgCTTATCAAATAATTGGAATTAAGAGGagatttgtttaacatttgatGAGAATGGTGATGCGTTAAAGATTCGATTTTATTGCCAAGTGTCTTCGTGAGATTATGTCTTTCGGTAGTGTTGAAAGAGCTgctgtttctaattttggttcatttcttGTTGTGGGAGATTGGTTTAAGATATGGAATAAATGTAGTTCATTTCAGGGTAATAATGTTGCAAAGCTTTTTAATATTCCTTCACACAACCATGGTTCCGTGTATTCAGtcacctttattttcttgtggcaGGCTACATTAAGATATAGCAAGGTTGGAGACCAAAGTTGAGAGGCTAAAGTCGGTAGTACAAGTTAAAGATAGGGAGATTGCAACAGTTACACGAATAGTACAATCTCGAGACTTGTCTAAATTCTATgatttctctctatttaacATTGAACAAGGAAGTTCTTTTCCACAGGAAGCCAAAGGTAAGGCTGCTTTTAAAGCTCAAATTGACAAGCTACAGTAGGAAAATGTTGAACTCCAGAGAAGGGTTATTGGCAATCAGGTTATGGTAGTTGAATGCTGTGAGATAGATACTAGTTtctatgtaataattttagtactaatgttgttttctgtttgtgtGCAAAGCAAGTAAGAACTCAACAAATAcatgagatgaagaagaaagaaaaggagtacATCAAATTGCAGGGTATAGGAATACCTACAGGAAAGCTGGATATGTATGTTGCTGCTGCTGGCATAAACCCTCAAAGagtatgtttttcttagaCAAGCTCAACGCCCTCCCTTCATCCAATGGTTGTTTATCCAACTTGATTTCAATCAGTTGTGgctattgttttaattgtttataggATTGCCTGCATTCagattgttttatcttctcatGTTGGGCTACTtccaagaaattttttaagcGAAGGGTGGATAATAGCTCGCTTGTTTAGTCTAAACTTGggggatttcaaattttgcccaaatttcaaaatttttcaaaagtttttcattacaaTAACGAGCATCATAACTtcttagatcttgcataaaaggCATGACTGTCAACCCTTGAGCACTAAGCTCGGGTTTGTGACGTGAGATTCTGAATTTTGAGAATAAGCTTatgtcctttttgtttttgctaagTTTCAACTAATACACTCggtatttatctttgtgcttATGTGATAGATTTGTTATGCACTGTAGTGATGTGGGgtgtttccttattttctgcatcttaacTACCTTATTTCCTGCATTTTAACTACCTTATTTCCTGCATCTTAAAtaccttattttctgcatcttaaaTACCTTATTTTCTGAATCTTAGTTGGTactgaaatttggtttgtttcAGTGAAAGAGGCACTATCAGCATTGACATGTACATGTGATTTTAGGCATGAACCAGGAGAGTGAGAGTTTTAGTGTGCCGTGTTTAGAATTTGCCGATATCTTTTTCCCGTTCCAGCAAGTATTCCTGATTGTGGGGTAACTCTCAAGTCTGCAGtcttttcttcatgaaatttGTAGATTATCTAAGAAtactaatatcatttaatgttgacatttttttagcaacttttcttaaccccactttttgaatttcattaagTTTACTCTTGTTTAATTGACAGATTCTTCCAGTAATGCTAGATATTGGTACTAACAACGAGAAGTTACTTAATGATTCTCTTTGTAAGTGAAAGGGAAACCTTCATGTCGTTTATCTCCATATTTTCCATGTAATGTATTGTGCTTATATTGATCTGTTTCTGTTGTCAATGGCGATATATTTgggttttttgttgttgttgtggtggtggtggtgaaatattttatttaagtctctagttaatatttatgcTTACTTAAcagaaaatttgttgcttgagCTTGCTTCATTTGGttcttttacttgtttaagtcctcctctaactaattatacatttcgtccttttacttgtttaagtcctccaaaaagtattcattactttaataaattccCTCACCAGCATCATCACCTCTTATTCAACAAACTGTTTTTtcccaaaagcaaaaaaggaaaaaaaaaaaagataaagacaATCAAGAACAACCATCAactacatgaaaaaaaaaagagaagaaaagatagCTACCGAAAAACATTACTacccattttcattatcatcatCCTCTACTATGCTTTTCCACCTTCTTCTAACCCATTTTTCCATTGCAGGATTTATTGGAGTTGAGGAGTCCCACAATCTTTATGTTCTGTTTGTTTTTCCATCACTTTTTCAAGGCTGTTCAATTGGAGTTCCATCTTCAGGTAATATTAATGTGTTTGTTTCtaagataattttgttaaacacttgtttttgttgtccCCATCCACCAgctgtttgatgaaatgccgcattgaataattttgtggGTTCTTGGGAAGCGTGTGATCTATGTGTTGTggaatttgtataattagttAGAGTGATTTAGGaaaacttttgtatttgtagtTGAATAGATAATTCATTCCATATTTAGAGCATGATtaagagttattttgaaattgttaaaattacttcaaaagatATTTGGATAATTTAAATGACTTTCTATTGTATGTTGATCACGTTTGATAGAtcgaaaacttttcttcttcttcttcttctttgtttcttcctgCTGCCTATTTGACCTGCAACTTTGAGTGTAGTTGCTTGGCTGTCTAATTGCCACCACTCAAAGTCACTCCTTCGCCTTCTTATCACTCTTAATTTTCTTGACAACAAAGTCAAACTGCTACAGAACAATCGAATTTtcgtttgattaattttctatccaCAGGAGGCTTTTGTATGTTGATCacccttgttttctttgaaaagtttaaaattccATACACGATATATTGGGAAACTTTCACATTCCTCGGGACATTAAAAGCTCAAGAGCATTGATtttgagcaaaataaaaatgaaaatcccTTTTAATTTCCAGCAACACCATATTTGAagttcattgtattttcttcttccaactacAGGTTGACGTGATTGTCTTGACAGATGGAAGTCGTATTCTTGGCCTCGGTGACCTTGGAGTTCAGGGAATAGGAATACCTAGATTGGAGGGAGAAGAGTATCTATctattgttgatgaatttatgGAAGTCGTGCATACATGTTGGCCTAAAGCTATTGTTCAGGTTTATTGGttaagatatcaaatttttaactgTGTTCACTGCCAGTAATCAGTATCGTAATCTcgcaatttgattttgaatgatgcCAGTTTGaggattttcaaatgaaatgggCTTTTGAAACATTACAACGTTATCGTAAGAGGTTCTGCATGTTCAACGATGACATACAAGTGAGTAGTTCATGTTGTATTCATGCAGTTGATAATTACTTAAAAGGACATTCATTTtcgtttatttcatttcataaaggGAACTGCTGGTGTTGCTCTCGCTGGACTATTGGGAAATGTGAGAGCTCAAGGGCAGCTATTGAGTGATTTTGTTAACCAAAAGATAGTAGTGGTAGGGGCTGGAAGGTATTGTCAGCTGtttaactttaacattttctccaaatagCAATACTGCTAACTATTTAGGGATCATAAGCCTTGTCCTCTTTGTTGAAACAAAAGTGGTTGTTTGAAAGAggaattactattactattactattactattacgtgaatataagagaaatgaaaactttGGAAACTATAGTTCAATCCTTTTGGTTTAACCTTCATTTGTTTCAACATGctgttttttctcctctttcaacttcagtgttgggCTCGGTGTTCTTAACATGGCTATTCAGGCTGTTTTGAGAATGGTAGGGAACAACGATTCTACTGCAAGaaatcgattttttttctaatagacAAAGATGTAAgaatctttttcaaactttcatttctcaatttatgcATCAGTCTGTCCAAGTTTTTCCTTCCATGAGAGTTACTGATTTCAGAAACCAATCGGATGGGGTTTGGAATTTGGGTAGCTTTATTATGGGTTAATTTGTATGACGCAGTTTCGTGTGAAAAGTATGAGGCAGTTGAAGAAGTTAAATGACTTGTGGTGGTAGTAATCAGTGTCAAACTCATGTGGTTTTTAACTTacaaagaaagaggaaaaatatcaacttagtCCGATGCagattagggttttaagtCTTCTATCTAATTGTTTGTGTGATAAATGCAGTTACtttatcaaaaacaaagaagaaaaggaagggacCACAAGattctttagtattttaattttattgcattacattatattcaatcttcatttttcttggttgTGCTGCAAATGGTGTTTCTTCTATTATGGATTTGCATTATACAACATTGCCATATTAAGTCataaagttatgaaaattagaaacacaCCCTTTGTAGGAGAGAACATGATCCTTCCTTTGAagtaaattgagagaatttcctctACTGCCTCAATTTTAAGGCTTGAGGTTTGaagaacaaggatgaataatcaacgaaaaaggaatgaagaggTTTCTCGTTTAGGGAAAATAGcgatttttcgtttttcatacTTCCAAAACGACACAAGTATGAACTTATTGTGTATTAAATTGATCGAGaggccttccaattgtttgttaatctatagtttctgtctctattttaattaactgcTACATGTAGAAGCCTAACTAACTTAGTTAGAGTTCTatcaaaaaaaggaaagaaaaaaaggaagaagaaagatcatgtgataaatttatagaaatgccatgcaattattttctaactattaatttatgtttctgTGGTAAATTACTGCTACTAGAAATCTAATTGTGTTCGGTTAGTTAGACTTCatgggtttgattttttttttttttttgttaaagaggtTCCATAAGTATACcgatggttttgaaattttgatttgatgcaTGTCTGAGAAATTTCAAGGCTAAATTATACAGAATACCCATAAACTTTGtactttatataaaaaataccatTGAAAATACACTCAAAACATAAACTACCAAAAGTGTTAAAAATACAGTTAATAtaattatcctaattttagtaataaatgaaattgagagaactttctttgattttcaggaacaaggatgaataatcaatgaaaaaggaatgaagaggtttatccatgcaagcttcaaaccaaagccaaggatgtcgatccttccaggggagtccaaagttctcccttatttttctccctttattttgattttcaaaagtttgcaattttttaagtgggggTGGGCAATTGCTTGCATGTTTAGTCTAAACTTGgaggttcaaattttgcccaaatttcaaaatttctaaaaaaaatttccttacaATAATGAGCACTATACCTTCTTAGATTacttagatcttgcataaaaagcatgaCTAGCAACCCTTGATCACTGAGCTTGGGTTTGTGATGTAAAATTCTGAATgttgatgagtatatgtgctgaaatttgagaataagctgCCGTGTTTTTTGGTTTAAGCCCATTTTTAGCGATATCTTATGGAGATGTGAatgcatgattgagaaaatggtatgtgtgttgtgaatgcttgattgcatgcatataataaataaagtgcatggatacttttctagctttgtctgtttccttttgtttctttgccatgacttacctatgatgcgcttagtccaaacctagcctagatagagttaaaaaaggataggaggtactctttagaaattgagatggttttaacaaatttgtcttGTCAAACATGAGTTTTGGAGCCTCTTGTCTAGCCACAATGAACTAAATCCCTTTAGAAAGGGTGGGCATTAACAAatcttgttgtcacttcgaagggagcagtcaaacttagaaactaagtgtagaaccatagaaaggttaccccaTCGGTTATTGTGTGcgtaccaaagaaagaaaagagagacttgcaaatgtaAAACTTAAGACAGCGAGacaattaagagctaaaaaaaacaaagaacataTGCATtatacatcagaaaaatcccataaaaaaatgaagggaaacttcacttttggcctaaccaaaagcagaccacctactcttagcgttctagacatagcattgagtttgatgagggctttgaaaagaggaggaatcctccccgttccacacTAGGGGAAAAACGAGacttgtcactccgaagggagcagtcaaacttagcattgagttcaAGGTATccttcttagattcttgaatcatgactacaTTAGGACTACAATGAGCACCATTGTTATGGATCAAAATAAAGTTCCAAATGTTCATCCAATCGTGCCATCAAATGTGTCAGAAGGAAATATTCATGTTAGCATTGGAAAGACGTCAATAGCAGtggaaagaattgaagaaaaaagtgaaacaaaagtgaatggagacaggaaaatgaaattatcccAGAAAAGCCAACAATGTGTAGCAAATGGTACAAACAAGAGTTGAGAAAAGATGGGGCGTGATTTCATGGTTTCAAATGGGAAGTCATCATGTGTATTTAAggggaaaatattttgttttttctagtTCCTTTCCAGAAGATCGGGTATGTTGTAAAGATTCTTTCCTCTTATTTCAAACAGCATGATTAATGTACACTATGCACTTTAGGTTTTAGATGTATTATTGTGGTAAATAgcatccattttttaaaaaaataacaaagtagAAGCCCTGTATTCAATATCAGTTGACTTGAGTAAAGAGTAGTTCATTACTGCTCCAACTCCATGATTTTAAAAGCAAGTCAATGGTGCAGATAGGATTCTAG
Proteins encoded:
- the LOC116406040 gene encoding NAD-dependent malic enzyme 59 kDa isoform, mitochondrial-like; translated protein: MILFDLLELRSPTIFMFCLFFHHFFKAVQLEFHLQVDVIVLTDGSRILGLGDLGVQGIGIPRLEGEEYLSIVDEFMEVVHTCWPKAIVQFEDFQMKWAFETLQRYRKRFCMFNDDIQGTAGVALAGLLGNVRAQGQLLSDFVNQKIVVVGAGSVGLGVLNMAIQAVLRMVGNNDSTARNRFFF